The following nucleotide sequence is from Zingiber officinale cultivar Zhangliang chromosome 10A, Zo_v1.1, whole genome shotgun sequence.
caaggttattattaaacaaatccaggtgaccaatttcaaggtcttagccctggtaagaccaaggtatttatcctcataggactgtaggctcgctacctcagtcactattagagagcgcgcataagatggtactaagcctgggcccaaagaaaaagaagaagaaaagaaaaagaagaagaaagaaaagtaaaagtaaaagaaattaaaagattaattttaagtataaagctataagtaaatgaaacaagtaccacctatgtttagaatcaacagaagtttagttcctttaattctaagcatacaacatgagtttcattacttttcttatcagtttagtgagcatgtttagttttatttccagtattcagctttattctggtatatcatgagtatgcagtttatttgagtactttgctattagatgagtacatgtagcttttcttttagcatttcaatttcagtatcgtttgcatttttatgcacttcgagtttttgtgagatagtttagtacttactaagcgtttcacttatagatttctttttcctcctactgcagataaaggaaaagctaaagtatgaaaggaaggcgacaaggtggtggtgatgaaggtgtctgatggctggactatggggagatcaagagtttattaaggaattatcaagactttcctatttagagttcttttagtttaaatactattatgaagttgggattgtaattgagtttattccatacttgtagcttgatatgtcctattattggagttagatatttgtttactattgctagaatagttttcttttacttactGTGATATTATTACTACGTGGGTGTGGAAAAAAtatgttccaaccgcctgtggctgtgtatatagtgtttgtattgttgatttggtcaccggtacaggggagactctgccgaaatttttcggtaggaattcctctagggccgtgataaatctaagtgtcgctaataatagcataagtgacactagtgagtagagtagtagttaggtaacggtcacccttagagagtagtagtaagaagggtggttgttacaaagtgtgatgaaaatgtggtggaatttcttgtactatacgtagatgacattttgttagttggaaacaatatcaaagtattgtcggaagtaagggtatggttatccaagaaatttgatatgatagacttgggagaatgcgcacatattcttgggatcaaagtaataagggatcgcaagaaaatgatactatgcttgtcccaagctttatatatcgatacaattcttgctctttttagcatgcaagactccaagaaagtttttctaccttttagacatggaatagatttatctaaagagatgtctccgaagacatcaaaggagatagaggacattaaggcagttccttatgcttcagctgtaagaaacctaatgtatgctatgttgtgcacgagaccagatatctgttttgtcatgggtatggttagtagatatcaaagtaatccaggacagggacattggactgccataaagcatatattaaagtacctgagaaggaatagagattatatactggtttaccaggcagatgatttgttccctgtgggttacacggattctgacttccaatcagatagggacaatagtaaatcgacatcaggctatgtgtttactttaggaggtagagtCATTGCATGGAGTAGTGTTatgcagaaatgtgtttcagactcaaccatggaagttgagtatgtggcaacctctgaggcagccaaagaagctgtatggcttaggaacttcctaatggacttagatgtgattcctggtttgcccaaaatcatcacaatttattgtgataatagcggtgcagtagaaaactcgaaggaaccatgagcccataaggcaagtaaacatatagagcgtaagtaccacctgatacgagatatcgtaaagtaaggagaagttgttgtcgctaagattgcatcagtggataacctggtagatcctttcactaaggtccttccggcgaaagctttcgattgacatgttgaaggaatgagaatcagatgtatggcagcgtttatgatagcatagtcttttagtataagtgggagattgttagagtgtatactaaaagcctaactttttgtaaacatttattttgaaataaagaatcacattggtcaaatgtttatatttatgctaagtgtagttgctcaattaatttatattatagataacatggtgtgtggtgtcacacacagaagataatgttatcaattctttataaattataaacagttgctcacaactaagttggataggaataaaccattggaatagtcatagtgtaatttggtattagtttatcttgactataaaattacactagtacactcagagtgtattgtgTAACGagccgaccctttggcctcttgggcgacccttgtggcgacccaactggcggcccttatgtcgtcgacccatttggcgacctctcatgtcgtcgaccgacgacccttggccgtgccattactcactaggacttttcacccctggccagtggatttttgtctcccccaggattcgaactctagacctccaggcttaagtactagagtttatgaatcctggtagccaagtgaggcgCCACTGCAGATCATAAACTCTGATAGGAGGTTCAGAGTTCGGGAGGCAAAATCGAGTGAAACGACGGGTCGTCGGTTAACGAGGTGAGGTCGACGACGCCATTCGCCGAGGTCGAACAAAAAGgcaccttttattgtaacgaccgaccctttggcctcttgggcggcccttgtggcgcccaactggcccttatgtcgtcggcccatttggcgacctctaatgtcgccGACTGACgggtcgttactcactaggactttccaccccgcAGTGGATTTTGCCTTCCCCgtgattcaaactctagacctccgggcttaagtactagagtttatgaatcttggcaACTGAGGCTCATTGGTTgcagattcataaactctaagaGAGTTCGAtctggggaggcaaaaatccattgtcgggtggaaagtcctagtcgtcggtcgacgacatgaggtcgccaaatgggccgacgaaaTGCGCCAAGaggggcgggtcgttacaataaaaggcgcctttttattgtaatgacccggcccttttggcctcttgggcggcccttgtggcggcccaactggcggcccttatgtcgtcggtccatttggtgacctctcatgtcgtcgaccgacgaccctttgactgtgtcattactcactaggactttccacccctggcagtggatttttgcctcccccaggattcgaactctaaacctccaggcttaagtattagagtttatgaatcctggtaaccaagtgagatcatcttcTTTGATAAATTTCTTGGAAATTATGAatccgttactcactaggacttagcCTTACTTATATCTGATAAATTTCTAGACAAGTTCAAGATATCTTCTTTGAAATATGAATATTGATATTTGGTCTTTAAATTATGTGAGTTGTATAGGTTGCTACAGGTTGAATAATGGGTAAAGGCATTCAAATAGATTATCCACTATaacaaaaactctcatagacatcggtggaccAACAAtgattttaagcaaaaatcgatgtctttgagtattttacaccggttttttcaaaaattgatgtctatgagcgcagattttcgctcatagacatcggttttttaggcgatgtctatgagcgcctttttttcgttaatagacattgattttaacagcagtttttaaaatccggtgttaataaattaaaataaaatattttaattttcccacttgccaaaatttgcaacactatgaagttccctccaaacctaaacctatatcccgCCCCttcatccgaccatctctctcagcctaaacctaaacctaaacctctgaccatctctctcaaactcatctccctcttccccttcctagatcgacgccccttcctctcctgatcaggatcaagacacgatgcccttgcttctccgtccaatcacattgcatctcctccaactcctccctttgggtgagaagaggaagCCTTCTTCGCATTTTGGTATGTTTTTTTTCCACAACACTTGTTTTTATATTCCGCAGTCAAAGACTTAGCTCTCCTTCTTGCCTTCCCAAATCCGTCGGGTTTCTCCTTCCCGATCGCCatgtcctcctccctcctcctcctcctttctctcttcttcccttcctccaTCTCCGCGGCGGTGACTGCCCAATCGTCGGCCTTGCCGTCCAACAGCTCCACTGTCTACGACAACCTCCAGGAGTACAACCTCCCTCCCGGCATCCTCCCCGACATCGTCAAGTCTTTCTCCGTCGCTTCCAACGGCTACTTCGTCATCGATCTCTACGGAGAGTGCTACGTTAACTTCGAGTACGTCGTCTACTACGCCCCACATGTGTCTGGCTTCCTCGGCTACGGCTCCGTCTCCAACCTCGAGGGTGTCCAAATCCAGAGCTATCTCATCTGGTATGGTGTCAGCTACATCAAGGTCGACCTCCCATACTCCGATTTCGTCTACATCCAGTTCGGCTAGGTCACTCGCAAGCTCGGCATTGACCAGTTCCAACACATACACTCTTGCATAGGGAATCTCTCTCTGTTTCAGCGCGCCAAAAAGGTTGTCCATTCAGCGTTCGAGGTAATGCCACTGTGTAGTTTCTGCGTTTACAATCGATTTACTTTAGTCCATGAGTCAGAGAGACTTTCCAAGTAGCAAAGGTTGCAGGGAGAATTTAAAAGGGCTTATTTTATCCTTTCTTGATAGAGAAACTAAAAAGAATCCAGCTGGACTTCATTGATTCAATGTTCTTGTGAACAAGTGGAACGATGTCTTTAGTTGTATGAGAATTACAGACTCTGTCGATCTAACTTTGAACTAAATCTTGCtaacaaaacaaaaaaagaagaagagagaaatagaTAACCCTAGTAGTTTTTTCAATGTTCTTTTTGTCATTTAGTATAATTCAGGGAAATATTGAAGTATAGTCCTGAAATTGGTCAAAGAGAATCTCTTCCATAGATCTTGTTTCTTACAaagtgtttttcttttcattagtgtTATTATAGATCTATCAAAACTTTTATAGGGATTTTCCGAGCTGCTCCATTGAGTCAAGGAATTAGCAAGTTTTAGTTCAAAAAGCAACAACAACAGAGCCATAGATACATGAATCACcatatgaatctaattcattcttGTAATAGACTAATTTCCAAAGCCTCTTATTCTTTGATATTGTACGGGGAAGCAAGCCCCAATGAAGCAAAAGTAGGACCTTGGCAACAACTTCCACCATACAAAGCCATTTGGACAATGAGGAACTAAACTATAGATGTTTGCCCTTTTTGCATTGTTAGTGTAAAATTTCTCATATCTTCATTCTTTTTGGCAGTTCTGAGGAGCTAACCTTCATGTGTGACACAGAGTGAAGGTGAATTTTCCCTTCCTATTGCTTATAAGAAAGGGCTTATATATGTTTCAGCATTGTCAAGGTAAGAGAATATAGATATACTGAACACTATAGCATAATTAGTTGATTTCCAGAAAATTCAGTGATAACCAGTACATCTATCTTTCCTTGCCTTGAAAACTGGTTTTTGAACTATAGATATATAGAGAGAATATCTGCAGAGTCAATATAGGCATGGGTCATGTTCATTTTAGTTAGCATCATGCAGTGACTTTGCAATCCTGGTTAGGATGTTATGGACAAAGGAATCATAATTAGCTCAGATGAATATACAAATTGAAACTGTGACTCACAGAATCTTGGACAGATTTCACAATGCTGCCAATTGAAACAATGACTCCCTGTTGGCGTATTACCTCAATGGTGACTTTGCCTTCCTTGCCAACTTCACAAATCATTTATTAATTAACTCTTTTTAATGTTTTCATAGATATGGAATTCCATAGGTTgtaatagatttattaattaaccctttattttatgcaagtatgtCTATGATGGGGAATTTTGTTATTGGTTATATATTGAACCATTTTTTTCCATTTCAGAATATTTTTGTTCTCCAACTTTGAGCAAGTCATGTGAAAGAAAGAACCATACTGCCcttttttacaagaatttttgtAAGAAAGCAGTTGCAATCAAGATGAGTTGTAAATTTTACATATACTGCTTTATGCATTTCATTATACACTCTAGTCGGTGGACTTCAATTTTTCCATGGAGTATGTAAGTTTGTCATGCACTATTCATTCCCTTGGAAAAATGCTTGAAATTAACAGAATTTAATCTCTATCGTACATAATTTCCATTCAGGATGACAACAGATATAACTCAAGTAGAGGTGCACATTTAAATCTCAAACGTGCAGAAAAAGCTCACATATTGGTTAACAAGATTCCAGGTATGATTTGCACAAccttgataaatttaattttaggtaAAATAATGGCATGTAGCCATGAGGTAAGGAATGTATCCGATCCACCTGGTGAAATAGGTTTGCTTTTTGAGTAATTATGATGATTTTCTTTTTTTGTCTCCCTTTTACATATTTAACATACACTTGGTACTTGGACACTTTACAGTGACTGCTTGTGAtttgttgattattttttacGTTTATGTGCCTTATCTGATGATTCTCATGACTTGCCTTGAAACTAGGTAGTAGTAAATTCTATAATTGTGTGAGTATAGCTGATGGGTAACTTTTGATTACAAAATGTGTATTATAACCAAGTTAAGGGATTTTTTCTTCCCTTCAAATGGAGTCCAAATTAGTCCTTTTGCCGTTTGGATACAGAGAAACTAGGAGAAAAGGTGTTAATTATCAGAAGGCTAACTTGTCATATTAACACGAGGATCAATTTGAAACTATTCAACCCTGAGCCTAAAAGTTTATGTTAGCATGTATGTCATTTGAATGCTAATTTATGGGTTTTTTTTAGATTGTTCTGTTAGCTGAGTGGCGCTAATAATTCTGAATTATCTACACCACAGCTAACTTTGCATTGGACTGATAAAGTGATAAAGCATTTTAAAGTCTCTCTTTCCATGTATAATAATTAAATTCTTGGTTGCTGCAGCTCTTGTTGATACTCTGGTCGGTAAGACTCATGCTTGGGAGAAGGATCGTGGCATGCTATTCATGTATGACAGTGTTCCACTCCTCTCAGAGTGTCCACTTTTCATATGTAAGTAGGAAACATGGCAGTTTCAATTGGTTTTAACTATCAGTATTGTCTTTCAACTGATTTAAACCCATTTGTCGATCTTTTCATGCAGTTTCCATCTTTCAACATTGCAGATTCTGTTTTGGAGCACCTTTTTAACCCCTTGCATTGTTCTTATATCTTAACAACCTAGTGTTTGCTTTCAGTATGAAAGATTAGAGGAAGGGTCAAACAAAAAGAAGGAAATTCTCTCGGAGATCACTGAGATAATGATGCATAGAGCACACCTTGACAGTAGCATCGAACTCATCGGCAATCTAATTTTTGGATCGGCTGTTGCACCTTCAGTCCTCAAAACCGTGAGGCCATCTGGTCAAGCTCTGGTTGATGATTGGGTTTGCTTGAAAACAGTGGTAAATATTGTGCTCTAGCGTATTCATCTTCACAATCTATTTTATTAAACATGACCATGTGTTAACAAAAAACCTTAGGTCCAAGCATTCGAGTCGCATTGTGGATCGCTCACTCAATATGGTATGAAGTATATGCGAGCTTTCGCAAACATATGTAACGAGGGTGTCTCGAAGGATGCGATGGAAGAAGCTTGTGGTAATGTTTGTGGAAGCTACAACTCAGCTAAGTGGAGTCCCTTTATCCATAGCTACAGTGCATGATCTTGTATCTCAAAATTGCACGTATAGTGCAATGTAAGCTCATCAGTGCTCATACATAAATATATACACACTGCAGTAGGAATAATCATATGCTTACTTAAACTTGTTCAAGGGTGTTGTTTCAGATAGCCAGAGCCACCTAAAATCTCGGTCTTGATATTTTAATTGACAATGCATGTTagctaatataattaatttaaagtgGTAATTGGGTCAATACTGGAAGATGGTTATAGAATTTTAGTATTTATAAAGTTTGAATGTATTCTTGAGGTAGTCTCCTAACGTGAACTTGCTCAACATTGATTTCAACTCAATTTGATTGTTCAaggtggaattctcttcctcaaattTTGATACAGATTTTTCTTAAGTTTTGACACAGGTTGTATCTTGAATCTTCTTGGTAAGTCAAATTCAGTCTTCTCCTTGAGTTGTATTGACAGAAACTACATCAGcaatgc
It contains:
- the LOC122026642 gene encoding uncharacterized protein LOC122026642, whose translation is MSSSLLLLLSLFFPSSISAAVTAQSSALPSNSSTVYDNLQEYNLPPGILPDIVKSFSVASNGYFVIDLYGECYVNFEYVVYYAPHVSGFLGYGSVSNLEGVQIQSYLIWYGVSYIKVDLPYSDFVYIQFG
- the LOC122026643 gene encoding vacuolar-processing enzyme-like, which produces MAVSIGFNYQYCLSTDLNPFVDLFMQFPSFNIADSYERLEEGSNKKKEILSEITEIMMHRAHLDSSIELIGNLIFGSAVAPSVLKTVRPSGQALVDDWVQAFESHCGSLTQYGMKYMRAFANICNEGVSKDAMEEACGNVCGSYNSAKWSPFIHSYSA